A genomic region of Manihot esculenta cultivar AM560-2 chromosome 15, M.esculenta_v8, whole genome shotgun sequence contains the following coding sequences:
- the LOC110602293 gene encoding self-incompatibility protein S1, with amino-acid sequence MKIITQILLIVCLGIGIISLAVYEHKRIPGQDYDVRVINGFTNNSSLPLVIWCSSNGRQLGARALQEGDDFSWSLRTNFWGDTHFLCTVKWDERRRLFYAFKVPRDIYRCSLFRKCSWLVREDGFYFSNDEINWKKDFSWL; translated from the coding sequence ATGAAGATCATCACTCAAATTCTGCTCATAGTTTGTCTAGGCATAGGCATCATTTCCTTGGCCGTTTACGAACATAAGCGTATTCCAGGGCAGGACTATGATGTTCGAGTAATCAATGGCTTCACCAACAACTCATCTCTGCCTCTAGTGATCTGGTGCTCGTCCAACGGCCGTCAACTTGGTGCCCGTGCTCTCCAGGAAGGCGATGACTTCAGCTGGAGCCTCAGGACCAATTTCTGGGGCGATACTCATTTCTTGTGTACTGTGAAGTGGGACGAAAGGAGAAGGCTGTTCTATGCGTTTAAGGTTCCTAGGGATATTTATCGTTGCAGCCTCTTCAGGAAATGTTCTTGGTTGGTGAGAGAAGATGGGTTTTATTTCAGTAATGATGAAATAAATTGGAAGAAAGACTTCTCTTGGTTATAA
- the LOC110601311 gene encoding uncharacterized protein LOC110601311 yields MSRELLFLHGHHYQISRKPVQVLRSCNFDGTSSFQSRLTMDRPERPMGRSSSLQLEMLPHLRPKKSSDRKSASLTIAAAAAGGGGVPLPPLDLTEENITQVLADARVEFGQLFDTSVGMTGQAELAELDGPFVKIRLKGRFWHERVTVLARLGNYLKQRIPEILEVDIEDEKQLDDSPENF; encoded by the exons ATGTCAAGAGAGCTGCTGTTTCTACACGGTCACCATTATCAAATATCAAGAAAACCAGTACAGGTCCTACGTTCTTGCAATTTCGATGGAACCTCCAGCTTCCAGTCTCGATTAACAATGGACCGCCCAGAAAGGCCAATGGGGAGGAGTTCATCACTTCAATTGGAAATGCTACCACATTTGAGACCTAAAAAAAGTAGTGATAGAAAATCTGCGTCACTGACAATAGCAGCAGCGGCAGCAGGAGGAGGAGGAGTGCCGCTGCCACCTCTTGATTTGACAGAAGAAAATATTACGCAGGTCTTGGCTGATGCTAGAGTCGAG TTTGGACAGCTTTTTGACACTTCAGTTGGTATGACAG GACAAGCTGAACTTGCTGAATTGGATGGACCCTTTGTGAAGATCAGACTCAAAGGTCGGTTTTGGCATGAACGTGTCACGGTTCTGGCTAGACTTGGCAATTATTTGAAGCAAAGAATACCT GAAATTCTGGAGGTAGATATAGAAGACGAGAAACAGTTGGATGATAGCCCTGAGAATTTTTGA
- the LOC110602292 gene encoding probable leucine-rich repeat receptor-like protein kinase At2g33170: protein MFKVREIKMSAHIRSRRTFEAGFTGFWIVTLLLVCTSDGLNSEGQYLLDLKNGLHDELGLLNNWKSTDQTPCGWIGVNCTSDYEPLVQSLSLSGMNLSGTLNASIGGLVNLIYLDLSYNMLTGYIPNTIGNCSKLQYLYLNNNQFSGQLPAELGNLSLLRRLNICNNRISGSFPEEFGNLSSLIEVVAYTNNLTGPLPHSIGKLKNLKTFRAGQNGISGSIPAEISGCQSLQLLGLAQNAIGGELPKEFGMLGRLTELILWGNQLTGSIPKEIGNSTNLETLALYANNLVGPIPVEIGNMKFLKKLYLYRNELNGTIPREIGNLSMAMEIDFSENYLTGEIPTEFSEIKGLHLLYLFQNQLTGVIPNELSSLRNLTKLDLSINYLKGPIPFGFQYMTELIQLQLFDNSLSGSVPQGLGLYSPLWVVDFSDNALTGRIPSHLCRHSNLMLLNLEANKFYGNIPTGILNCRSLVQLRLVRNMLTGSFPSELCKLMNLSAIELDQNKFNGSIPEAIGNCQKLQRLHIANNYFTNELPKEIGNLSQLVTFNVSSNLLKGRIPPEIVNCKMLQRLDLSHNSFVESLPEEVGSLLQLELLKLSENKLSGNIPPTLGNLSRLTELQMGGNLFSGGIPAELGYLSSLQIAMNLSNNNLTGSIPPELGKLNLLEFLLLNNNHLTGEIPETLGNLSSLLGCNFSYNNLTGPLPPVPLFQNMAFSSFIGNNGLCGGHLGYCNGDPFSVSVPPLKSTDAPRGRIITISAAVIGGVSLILIAVILYFMRHPTVETVPSIHDNESSSPESDIYFRPKDGFNLQDLVEATNNFHDSYVVGRGACGTVYKAVMHTGQTIAVKRLASNREGSNIENSFQAEILTLGKIRHRNIVKLYGFCHHQGSNLLLYEYMGRGSLGELLHGPSCSLEWPTRFMIALGAAEGLAYLHHDCKPRIIHRDIKSNNILLDDNFEAHVGDFGLAKIIDMPQSKSMSAVAGSYGYIAPEYAYTMKVTEKCDIYSYGVVLLELLTGKTPVQPLDQGGDLVTWVRNYVRDHSLTSGILDSRLDLKDQTTVDHMISIMKIALMCTSMSPFERPSMREVVLMLIGSNEREGNIIQSTTHYPPLKDDGS, encoded by the exons ATGTTCAAGGTGAGGGAGATTAAAATGTCAGCACATATCAGATCAAGGAGAACTTTTGAAGCAGGGTTTACTGGATTTTGGATTGTCACTTTGCTATTGGTTTGTACTTCTGATGGGTTGAATTCTGAGGGGCAATACCTCCTAGATCTAAAGAATGGCCTTCATGATGAACTTGGTCTTTTGAATAACTGGAAATCCACTGATCAGACACCATGTGGGTGGATTGGCGTGAACTGCACTTCTGATTATGAACCTTTGGTCCAATCTCTCAGTTTGAGTGGTATGAATTTGTCTGGGACCCTGAATGCCAGCATTGGTGGCTTGGTGAACCTAATATATCTTGATCTTTCTTACAATATGCTCACTGGATATATACCTAACACTATCGGAAATTGTTCAAAGTTGCAATACCTGTATCTGAACAATAACCAGTTCAGTGGTCAACTACCTGCTGAACTGGGTAATTTGTCACTTCTTCGACGTTTGAATATATGTAATAACAGAATATCTGGTTCTTTCCCAGAGGAGTTTGGGAATTTGTCTTCATTGATTGAGGTTGTGGCTTACACCAACAATCTGACTGGCCCATTACCTCATTCTATTGGGAAACTCAAGAACTTGAAAACCTTCCGTGCAGGGCAGAATGGAATTTCTGGTAGCATTCCAGCAGAAATAAGTGGATGTCAAAGCTTACAATTGCTTGGTCTTGCCCAAAATGCCATAGGAGGGGAACTACCAAAAGAATTTGGGATGCTTGGGCGTTTGACTGAGTTAATTTTGTGGGGTAACCAACTCACAGGATCTATACCAAAGGAGATTGGAAACTCTACGAACCTTGAGACACTTGCTTTGTATGCAAACAATCTTGTAGGACCAATACCAGTGGAAATCGGGAACATGAAGTTTCTGAAGAAACTATATCTCTACAGAAATGAGTTAAATGGAACCATTCCAAGAGAAATTGGGAATCTATCTATGGCAATGGAAATTGATTTTTCAGAGAATTATTTGACAGGGGAGATCCCTACTGAGTTCAGTGAGATAAAGGGCCTGCATCTTCTGTACCTTTTCCAAAATCAGCTTACTGGTGTCATACCAAATGAGCTTAGTAGCTTGAGGAACTTAACAAAGCTTGACCTGTCAATTAATTATCTCAAAGGTCCTATTCCTTTTGGTTTTCAATACATGACAGAGTTGATTCAACTTCAGCTTTTCGACAACTCCCTTAGTGGCAGTGTTCCTCAGGGGCTGGGACTTTACAGTCCACTTTGGGTGGTGGATTTTTCAGACAATGCTCTGACAGGAAGGATACCTTCTCATCTTTGTCGACACTCTAACCTTATGTTGCTGAATCTGGAAGCAAACAAGTTTTATGGCAACATCCCAACTGGTATCTTGAACTGCAGGTCATTGGTACAGCTTCGTCTTGTTAGAAACATGCTTACAGGTAGCTTCCCTTCTGAGTTGTGCAAATTGATGAACCTTTCTGCCATTGAATTGGATCAGAACAAGTTTAATGGTTCAATTCCTGAGGCCATTGGCAATTGTCAGAAGTTGCAAAGGCTTCACATTGCAAACAATTACTTTACTAATGAGTTGCCTAAGGAAATAGGTAATCTGTCTCAACTTGTGACCTTTAATGTCTCTTCTAATTTGCTCAAGGGACGGATTCCACCTGAAATTGTTAACTGCAAGATGCTTCAACGACTTGATCTCAGCCACAACAGCTTTGTGGAGTCTTTACCAGAAGAGGTTGGAAGTCTTCTGCAGTTAGAGCTTCTCAAGCTTTCAGAAAATAAGTTATCTGGAAATATACCTCCAACATTGGGAAATCTCTCTCGTTTGACTGAATTGCAGATGGGTGGCAACTTATTTTCTGGTGGAATACCTGCGGAATTGGGTTATCTTTCAAGCTTACAGATTGCAATGAATCTCAGTAATAATAACCTTACTGGGAGCATCCCGCCAGAGCTGGGTAAGCTTAACTTGTTGGAGTTTCTTCTGCTCAATAATAACCATTTGACCGGTGAAATTCCTGAAACATTGGGAAATCTTTCCAGTTTACTGGGTTGCAACTTCTCATATAATAACCTTACTGGACCCTTACCTCCAGTGCCGCTATTTCAGAACATGGCATTTAGCAGTTTCATAGGGAACAATGGGCTCTGCGGTGGGCATCTTGGCTACTGCAATGGAGATCCATTTTCTGTTTCTGTCCCTCCATTGAAAAGCACAGATGCTCCTCGGGGTAGAATCATCACAATTTCTGCAGCTGTTATTGGTGGAGTTTCTCTGATTCTAATTGCAGTTATACTATATTTCATGAGGCACCCAACTGTTGAGACAGTTCCTTCCATACATGACAATGAGAGTTCATCTCCGGAATCAGATATCTATTTTCGTCCTAAGGATGGATTCAATTTACAAGATCTGGTTGAGGCCACAAACAATTTTCATGATAGTTATGTTGTAGGAAGAGGAGCTTGTGGAACAGTCTACAAGGCAGTTATGCATACTGGACAAACCATTGCAGTGAAAAGACTAGCATCTAACAGAGAGGGAAGCAACATAGAGAACAGTTTTCAGGCTGAGATTTTGACTCTTGGAAAGATCAGGCACCGGAATATTGTGAAGCTTTATGGATTTTGCCATCACCAGGGTTCCAATCTGCTCCTTTATGAGTACATGGGTAGGGGTAGTTTGGGTGAACTGCTTCATGGACCCTCTTGCAGCTTGGAATGGCCAACGCGGTTCATGATTGCCCTCGGAGCTGCTGAAGGTCTTGCCTATTTACATCATGACTGCAAACCAAGAATTATTCATCGGGATATTAAGTCGAATAACATTCTCCTTGATGATAATTTTGAAGCCCATGTTGGTGATTTTGGTTTGGCCAAAATTATTGACATGCCTCAGTCTAAATCAATGTCAGCAGTTGCAGGGTCATATGGGTATATTGCACCTG AGTATGCATACACAATGAAAGTAACCGAAAAATGCGATATCTACAGCTATGGAGTTGTCCTGTTAGAACTGCTAACTGGAAAAACTCCTGTGCAGCCACTAGATCAAGGAGGTGATTTAGTCACTTGGGTGAGAAATTATGTACGCGACCACTCATTGACATCTGGCATACTTGACAGTAGATTAGATCTCAAAGATCAAACTACTGTTGATCACATGATTAGCATAATGAAAATTGCTTTGATGTGTACAAGCATGTCACCTTTCGAGCGGCCATCAATGCGAGAAGTTGTATTGATGCTTATTGGGTCGAATGAGCGAGAAGGGAACATCATTCAGTCTACAACTCATTATCCTCCTCTGAAAGATGATGGTTCATGA
- the LOC110602133 gene encoding GATA transcription factor 1 has protein sequence MESLDPAACFMDDLLDFASDIGEEDDDEDHNKPRKALPPLNPPPNGLAVAPPPFDVFDPSDDSTRPLPEFAEEDLEWLSNKDAFPALETFVDILSENPGSLPKQRSPVSVLENSTTSSTSNSGNSSTNESVIMNYCRSLQVPVRARSKHHRRRRRDLQAQQCWWSLENLRKVRPSVTSSTMGRKCQHCGAEKTPQWRAGPLGPKTLCNACGVRYKSGRLVPEYRPASSPTFSVELHSNSHRKVMEMRKQKQMMGLMVVKPMEKG, from the exons ATGGAGTCTCTTGACCCAGCAGCCTGCTTCATGGACGATTTACTGGACTTCGCTTCTGATATAGGAGAGGAAGACGATGATGAAGACCACAACAAACCCAGAAAGGCCCTTCCTCCCCTTAACCCACCACCAAATGGCCTTGCCGTTGCCCCTCCTCCTTTCGATGTTTTCGACCCCTCAGATGATTCTACCCGTCCGTTACCT GAATTTGCAGAGGAAGACCTGGAATGGTTATCTAACAAAGACGCCTTTCCGGCGTTGGAAACGTTCGTCGATATTCTATCGGAGAATCCCGGTAGCCTTCCCAAGCAAAGGAGTCCAGTGTCGGTACTGGAGAACAGCACCACAAGCAGCACCAGCAACAGCGGGAACAGCAGCACAAATGAGAGCGTTATCATGAATTACTGCCGCAGCCTTCAGGTGCCTGTCAGGGCTAGGAGCAAGCATCACCGCAGACGGCGACGCGACCTCCAAGCCCAACAGTGCTGGTGGAGCCTGGAAAATTTGAGGAAAGTGAGGCCATCCGTAACATCATCGACAATGGGAAGAAAATGTCAGCATTGCGGCGCTGAAAAGACCCCCCAATGGCGGGCAGGGCCGCTGGGGCCTAAAACATTGTGCAATGCCTGTGGAGTGAGGTACAAGTCCGGGCGGCTAGTGCCCGAGTACCGACCCGCTAGTAGCCCGACGTTCAGCGTTGAATTGCATTCAAATTCGCATAGGAAAGTTATGGAGATGAGGAAGCAGAAGCAGATGATGGGATTGATGGTTGTGAAACCTATGGAGAAAGGGTAG